One window from the genome of Hydractinia symbiolongicarpus strain clone_291-10 chromosome 1, HSymV2.1, whole genome shotgun sequence encodes:
- the LOC130644965 gene encoding basigin-like, translated as MIFNAVVFLLAVILLPVEGNTNATTAKKVKPTQNPVKFIDRQTIKKEIKVKAGDKEKLTCPSYHDLAVVIHWIKNEEKVIASADKRYTLAGLRKNILIIDKVDYSDRAVFKCIVTHSNQTKTHEFTLRVRDPLGALWPFLGILIEAVILLVTIIAYEKCNKEKENSDTPVSLLDVQENGE; from the exons ATGATTTTCAACGCGGTTGTTTTTTTGCTGGCTGTAATCTTGCTTCCCGTCGAAg gTAATACGAACGCCACAACTGCCAAGAAAGTTAAACCAACCCAAAATCCAGTGAAATTCATTGATAGACAGACAATAAAGAAGGAGATCAAAGTAAAGGCTGGTGACAAAGAGAAGCTGACATGCCCATCATACCATGATTTAGCAGTAGTAATCCACTGGATAAAGAACGAAGAAAAAGTTATAG caAGCGCCGATAAAAGGTACACTTTGGCAGGTTTGCGCAAGAATATACTAATAATAGACAAGGTGGATTATTCGGACCGAGCTGTTTTTAAATGTATAGTCACGCATAGCAATCAAACTAAAACCCACGAATTTACTCTCAGAGTAAGAG ATCCGCTAGGAGCTTTATGGCCCTTTCTCGGCATACTTATCGAAGCTGTTATCCTTTTGGTCACAATTATTGCATATGAAAAGTGCAACAAGGAGAAGGAAAATAGCG ATACACCTGTTAGCTTACTGGATGTTCAAGAAAATGGAGAGTAG